In Maridesulfovibrio sp., a single genomic region encodes these proteins:
- a CDS encoding response regulator, translating to MYKILIAEDDKISQKLAARFVGDMGHIPFVSPHGKHAYEALKAENDFDVLITDIMMPEMDGRQLVQTLRGDSQFMKLPIVIMSAVVGVSDISNLLALGATYFLPKPIDKAEFEEVIQRCLK from the coding sequence ATGTATAAAATTCTGATCGCTGAGGATGACAAGATATCTCAGAAACTCGCAGCACGTTTCGTTGGGGACATGGGACATATACCTTTTGTCAGCCCTCACGGGAAGCATGCATATGAAGCTTTGAAAGCCGAAAATGACTTTGACGTGTTGATAACTGATATAATGATGCCGGAAATGGATGGAAGGCAGTTGGTGCAGACATTGCGGGGAGATTCGCAATTCATGAAACTGCCTATCGTCATTATGTCCGCGGTCGTCGGTGTTTCGGATATTTCGAATCTGCTGGCTCTGGGAGCCACTTATTTTCTCCCGAAACCAATAGACAAGGCCGAGTTTGAAGAGGTCATTCAGCGCTGTCTCAAATAG
- the hypD gene encoding hydrogenase formation protein HypD, translated as MSFEILDKFKDPELCRELLGRLRDELDGEIRFMEVCGTHTVAIFRSGLHSVLPEEIVHLSGPGCPVCVTHESEVNAFLDLAGRENVIVATFGDLIKVPGDKGHCLKNAQADGARVEIIYSPFDALDIARKNPDSTVVFLGVGFETTAPTIAGTVLMARQQGLKNFKVLSFHKLVPPALEVLISDPETKIDGFILPGHVSTVIGVHPYDFIGEKYGKPAVVTGFDPVDILQGLLLMVRSAREENPKPVNQYIRAVSENGNPKAVEIMYQVFEPADALWRGIGSISGSGLEFRDEFSDFDAKKIFDLNIGECAPLPGCRCGDVLKGKMTPDKCPLFGKACTPAKPVGPCMVSTEGSCAAYFKYKVD; from the coding sequence TTGTCGTTTGAGATTCTGGATAAATTCAAAGATCCCGAGTTGTGCAGGGAACTGCTCGGGCGGCTCCGTGACGAACTTGACGGAGAGATACGATTTATGGAGGTCTGCGGAACCCACACGGTCGCCATTTTCCGCAGCGGACTCCATTCCGTACTGCCCGAAGAGATTGTTCATCTCAGCGGTCCGGGCTGCCCGGTCTGCGTGACACACGAGTCGGAAGTCAATGCCTTTCTTGATCTTGCGGGCAGGGAGAATGTGATTGTCGCCACTTTCGGCGACCTGATCAAGGTCCCCGGTGACAAGGGACATTGCCTGAAAAATGCACAGGCTGACGGGGCAAGGGTGGAAATCATATACTCCCCGTTTGATGCTCTGGATATTGCCCGAAAAAATCCGGACAGCACGGTTGTTTTTCTGGGTGTTGGATTCGAGACAACGGCACCGACGATTGCCGGGACGGTGCTTATGGCCCGACAGCAGGGATTGAAGAATTTCAAGGTGCTGTCTTTTCACAAGCTTGTTCCTCCTGCACTGGAAGTTCTGATTTCCGATCCGGAAACAAAAATCGACGGATTCATACTGCCCGGTCATGTCTCAACAGTGATCGGGGTTCATCCATATGATTTCATAGGTGAAAAGTACGGCAAGCCCGCTGTGGTGACCGGTTTTGATCCGGTCGATATTCTTCAGGGACTGCTGCTTATGGTTCGCTCCGCCCGTGAAGAAAATCCGAAACCGGTCAATCAGTATATTCGCGCTGTTTCGGAAAACGGTAATCCCAAGGCCGTGGAAATTATGTATCAGGTCTTTGAACCGGCGGACGCGCTCTGGAGAGGTATCGGTTCCATTTCCGGAAGCGGCCTTGAGTTCCGTGATGAATTTTCTGATTTCGATGCCAAGAAGATTTTCGATCTGAATATCGGTGAATGTGCTCCACTGCCCGGATGCCGGTGCGGGGATGTCCTGAAGGGCAAGATGACTCCGGACAAATGTCCTTTGTTCGGCAAGGCATGTACTCCTGCCAAACCCGTCGGTCCGTGTATGGTTTCAACTGAAGGCAGCTGTGCCGCTTACTTCAAATACAAAGTAGATTAG
- the hypE gene encoding hydrogenase expression/formation protein HypE, which produces MSTNKVLLDYGSGGRASQRLISELFLKHFANPELDRLNDAASLQLSGKISVSTDSFTVDPIFFPGGDIGSLAVHGTVNDVAMLGAIPRYMTCAYIIEEGLPMDDLERIVSSMGAACSHAGVYIVTGDTKVVPRGMVDKIFINTTGIGEIIADPAPAGDRAAPGDVVLVSGTMGDHGLTILGTREGLSLESNVKSDSAALNHLLVKLVQEVPEIHVLRDPTRGGLATTLNEITASSNVCCELEESAIPVRPEVAGGCSFLGLDPLYLANEGKFLCILPQKYADMALNIMHADELGRDACQVGVITETNPGKVVLVTPLGGKRLLNMLEGEQLPRIC; this is translated from the coding sequence ATGTCCACAAATAAGGTTTTACTTGATTACGGCTCTGGCGGAAGAGCTTCCCAGAGGCTTATTTCCGAACTTTTTCTCAAACATTTTGCAAACCCGGAACTGGATCGTCTGAATGATGCCGCCAGCCTGCAGCTGAGCGGGAAAATATCCGTCAGCACCGACAGTTTCACCGTGGACCCGATATTTTTTCCCGGCGGAGACATCGGATCGCTTGCCGTACATGGAACGGTGAACGATGTCGCTATGCTCGGCGCCATACCCAGGTATATGACCTGTGCATATATTATAGAAGAAGGGCTGCCCATGGATGACCTTGAACGCATAGTATCTTCCATGGGAGCTGCCTGCAGTCACGCCGGGGTTTACATTGTGACCGGCGATACCAAGGTTGTGCCACGGGGCATGGTCGACAAGATTTTTATCAATACGACCGGCATCGGGGAGATAATTGCCGATCCTGCTCCGGCAGGAGACAGGGCCGCTCCCGGAGATGTCGTTCTGGTCAGCGGAACCATGGGGGACCACGGACTGACTATTCTTGGAACACGCGAAGGACTCTCTCTTGAGTCCAATGTAAAAAGCGACAGCGCGGCACTGAATCACCTGTTGGTAAAACTGGTGCAGGAGGTCCCGGAAATTCATGTTCTGCGTGATCCGACCCGTGGAGGGCTGGCTACGACCCTTAATGAAATTACTGCGTCATCGAATGTCTGCTGTGAGCTGGAAGAGTCCGCAATCCCGGTCAGACCCGAAGTCGCAGGCGGATGTTCCTTTCTTGGTCTTGATCCGCTGTATCTGGCCAACGAAGGAAAATTTCTGTGCATTCTGCCGCAGAAATATGCCGACATGGCTCTCAATATCATGCACGCAGATGAACTGGGCCGTGATGCCTGTCAGGTTGGAGTGATTACCGAGACAAATCCTGGCAAAGTTGTTCTGGTTACTCCCCTTGGCGGAAAGAGACTGCTGAACATGCTTGAGGGTGAGCAATTGCCCAGAATCTGTTGA
- a CDS encoding EAL domain-containing protein: protein MDPKLKECIEAVSRVVTEEGIAVYFQPLISLESRNVVGFEAFSRGVDREGRTVAGPGYLFNDLLPLAAQQRVENLCLKKSLESFLPINERYPEMLLFLNVNSSAYGAEEVTPSTLITDFDLNPRIIVFEFDVSQLKKSAPAKLIRELSAQGFRISLDNVDGSLQSRELLLRLQPDFAKLGRSYYEGVDSSKHKFDQARGAALILRETGAIAIAKGVETEAEALALAQAGIVLQQGYLYSDSRSEDGEQESFQDKVSRINGFYRSFRARNIRGSQEKFRDFHQVLKGAMTRLQQEDSGGTNWMLDDLARKTPGLVSAFVLNGAGKQISKRVLGQEADFIGRYIEPSSEGSDHSHEDYYMYLNSGFEKVAGCRSISAYSREPVRYLAGFFYQGGRRGAILVVEYVDKLR from the coding sequence GTGGACCCCAAACTGAAAGAATGTATAGAGGCGGTGAGCCGGGTTGTCACCGAGGAAGGTATTGCCGTCTACTTTCAACCCTTGATTTCGTTGGAATCAAGGAATGTTGTGGGTTTTGAGGCGTTTTCCCGCGGAGTGGACCGTGAAGGCAGGACTGTCGCCGGTCCCGGATATCTTTTCAATGACCTGCTCCCGCTTGCCGCGCAGCAGCGAGTGGAGAACCTTTGCCTGAAAAAAAGTCTGGAATCTTTTCTTCCCATTAATGAACGCTATCCGGAAATGCTTCTTTTTCTGAACGTGAACAGCAGCGCATACGGTGCCGAAGAAGTCACTCCATCCACGCTGATAACCGATTTTGATTTAAATCCCCGGATTATTGTTTTTGAATTCGATGTTTCGCAGTTGAAGAAAAGCGCTCCGGCAAAGCTTATACGCGAGTTATCCGCTCAGGGATTCAGGATTTCTCTGGACAACGTGGATGGAAGTCTTCAGAGCCGGGAGCTCCTATTGAGATTGCAGCCGGATTTCGCCAAATTGGGGCGTAGTTATTACGAAGGCGTGGACAGTTCGAAGCATAAGTTCGATCAGGCGAGAGGGGCCGCTCTGATTCTTCGGGAAACCGGAGCGATAGCCATTGCAAAAGGGGTTGAAACCGAAGCCGAGGCTCTGGCTCTGGCGCAGGCGGGAATTGTCCTGCAGCAGGGCTATCTCTACAGCGACAGCCGTAGCGAAGACGGTGAGCAGGAATCTTTTCAGGATAAGGTTTCCCGGATAAACGGGTTTTACAGGAGCTTCAGGGCCAGAAATATTCGGGGATCGCAGGAAAAATTCAGGGATTTTCATCAGGTTCTCAAAGGAGCCATGACCCGGTTGCAGCAGGAGGATTCCGGGGGTACGAACTGGATGCTGGACGATCTGGCTCGGAAAACTCCGGGGCTGGTTTCGGCTTTTGTCCTTAACGGAGCCGGGAAGCAGATAAGTAAACGAGTGCTTGGGCAGGAAGCAGACTTCATCGGCCGATATATTGAGCCTTCGTCAGAGGGCAGCGATCACAGCCATGAAGATTATTACATGTACCTGAATTCTGGGTTTGAAAAAGTGGCCGGATGCAGAAGCATCAGTGCCTACAGCCGGGAACCTGTTCGGTATCTTGCCGGATTTTTTTATCAGGGCGGGCGCAGGGGAGCAATACTGGTTGTGGAGTATGTTGATAAGCTCCGGTGA